The following coding sequences are from one Brienomyrus brachyistius isolate T26 chromosome 2, BBRACH_0.4, whole genome shotgun sequence window:
- the pgam5 gene encoding serine/threonine-protein phosphatase PGAM5, mitochondrial has translation MSFGRAAKFLCGFAGGAVVLAAAGTAALNAEESLGRAGDAVPGRQFWRWKAIPVLRAAQPVPAWAPASSGWDDNWDKRDLGSQSTSKKTENNSEETSTETDSCKPKATRHIFLIRHSQYNLNGSEDKDRVLTPLGREQAELTGQRLATLGLKYNILIHSSMTRATETAQIISKYLPGLELVSCDLLREGAPIEPVPAISHWKPDAAQYHEDGARIEAAFRRYIHRADAKQKEDSYEIIVCHANVIRYFVCRALQFPPEGWLRMGLNNGSITWLTVRPNGRVALRALGDSGFMPPDKVTRT, from the exons ATGTCTTTCGGACGGGCAGCGAAATTTCTCTGTGGCTTTGCGGGTGGGGCGGTGGTGTTGGCGGCGGCTGGGACCGCTGCCCTGAACGCCGAGGAGTCACTCGGACGTGCCGGAGACGCCGTGCCAGGCCGACAGTTTTGGAGGTGGAAGGCAATCCCGGTGCTCCGAGCTGCGCAGCCGGTGCCAGCATGGGCACCGGCAAGTAGCGGCTGGGACGACAACTGGGACAA GCGTGATCTAGGGTCACAGAGTACATCTAAGAAGACGGAGAATAACAGCGAGGAAACCAGTACAGAGACTGACAGCTGCAAGCCGAAAGCTACACGTCACATCTTTCTGATAAGGCATTCCCAGTACAACCTGAATGGGAGTGAAGATAAGGACCGGGTCCTCACCCCGCTAG GACGGGAGCAGGCAGAGCTGACAGGCCAGAGGCTGGCCACCCTGGGGCTCAAATACAACATCCTGATACACTCCAGCATGACCCGTGCTACAGAGACTGCCCAGATCATCAGCAAGTATCTCCCAG GGTTAGAGCTGGTGAGCTGTGATCTGCTGAGGGAAGGGGCCCCGATTGAGCCTGTACCTGCAATCTCTCACTGGAAGCCTGATGCAGCG CAGTATCATGAAGACGGGGCGCGGATCGAGGCCGCCTTCCGGCGCTACATCCATCGGGCGGATGCCAAGCAGAAGGAGGACAGCTATGAGATCATCGTCTGCCATGCCAACGTCATCCGCTACTTCGTGTGCAG GGCCCTGCAGTTCCCCCCTGAGGGCTGGTTGCGCATGGGCCTGAACAACGGCAGCATCACCTGGCTCACGGTGCGGCCCAACGGGCGGGTGGCCCTACGTGCGCTGGGGGACTCTGGCTTCATGCCGCCGGACAAAGTCACGCGCACCTAA